A window of Periplaneta americana isolate PAMFEO1 chromosome 7, P.americana_PAMFEO1_priV1, whole genome shotgun sequence contains these coding sequences:
- the BORCS7 gene encoding BLOC-1-related complex subunit 7 gives MASASSTSARSLFVDSKLRLADRVQVNVNNIASVARQIQRGARSNEVLMHAARNFALQEHAIENTETNLKKLQLISAHLGFQQESLLKSAILVEEVKEQVRAMQR, from the exons ATGGCGTCTGCTTCTAGTACTAGTGCTAGGAGCCTGTTTGTAGATTCTAAATTAAGGCTTGCAGATCGAGTACAAGTAAATGTCAATAATATCGCATCTGTAGCAAGACAAATACAGCGAGGAGCAAGGTCAAATGAG GTACTGATGCATGCAGCGCGAAATTTCGCATTACAAGAACATGCTATCGAAAATACGGAAACT aatttaaagaagctGCAGCTAATATCAGCTCATCTTGGATTTCAACAAGAATCATTATTGAAAAGTGCTATTTTGGTGGAAGAAGTCAAGGAACAAGTTCGTGCTATGCAACGCTAA
- the LOC138703484 gene encoding serine/threonine-protein kinase Sgk3-like isoform X4 has translation MVTSDNHSWFVFRRYNEFYKLYEMLKKQVPNVQLKLPGKKLFGNNLDPQFVQSRREGLNSFIQQIMTDSRFRQLPEVREFFQLDRRKLSSEDGSVEDGEEENGGSDVNNSNEKLNLGPSERSHAKPSDFEFLRIIGKGSFGKVLLARHKVERRHYAVKVLSKRLVMKRNEAKHIMSERNVLLKNLNHPFLVGLHYSFQTPDKLYFVLDYINGGELFFHLQRERVFTEPRARFYSAEMAAALGYLHAHGIIYRDLKPENLLLDSQGHVVLTDFGLSKEGLFPMDTTNTFCGTPEYLAPEVLKKEGYDRSVDWWCLGAVLYEMLYGLPPFYSRNTAEMYDRIVNKPLRLRPTISESARDILAKLLHKDRHKRLGSGYRGFDEVKRHDFFKLISWEDLLAKRIPPPFNPNVQSVMDLRHIDPEFTRERVTSSVGRSQSTCVLSASVLEADDAFAGFSYAPPIDLQ, from the exons ATGGTGACAAGTGATAACCACAGCTGGTTTGTGTTCCGGAGGTACAATGAATTCTACAAACTGTATGAAATGCTCAAAAAACAG GTTCCAAATGTACAACTCAAACTTCCAGGAAAGAAACTTTTTGGAAACAACCTTGATCCACAGTTTGTGCAGTCTCGAAGAGAAGGTCTTAATTCCTTCATCCAGCAGATCATGACAGATTCAAGATTCAGACAGTT ACCAGAAGTTCGTGAATTCTTTCAGCTGGACCGACGTAAACTCAGTTCAGAAGACGGAAGTGTGGAAGATGGTGAAGAAGAGAATGGTGGAAGTGATGTTAACAACAGTAATGAAAAACTGAATCTAGGACCCTCAGAAAGATCACA TGCAAAGCCAAGTGATTTTGAATTCCTTCGTATAATTGGGAAAGGAAGCTTTGGAAAGGTATTGCTAGCAAGACATAAAGTTGAACGGAGGCACTATGCAGTGAAAGTTCTCAGTAAACGCCTTGTCATGAAAAGAAATGAGGCGAAACACATCATGTCTGAGAGAAATGTCCTGCTTAAGAACTTAAATCATCCTTTCCTAGTGGGTCTACACTATAGTTTCCAAACACCAGACAAGTTGTACTTCGTGTTGGATTACATCAATGGCGGAgag ttatttttccacCTGCAACGGGAACGCGTGTTCACTGAACCAAGAGCTCGATTTTACAGTGCAGAAATGGCGGCAGCATTGGGCTATCTGCATGCACATGGTATTATTTATCGGGACCTGAAACCAGAAAACCTTCTACTCGACTCTCAGGGACATGTTGTGCTTACAGACTTCGGACTGTCGAAGGAAGGACTATTTCCAATGGATACCACTAACACTTTCTGTGGTACACCCGAATACTTGGCTCCAGAAGTTCTCAAGAAAGAG GGATATGATAGATCTGTGGACTGGTGGTGTCTGGGTGCTGTGCTGTATGAGATGCTGTATGGTCTACCACCATTCTACTCACGCAACACAGCTGAAATGTACGACCGTATTGTTAACAAGCCTTTGAGACTGCGACCTACAATTTCAGAGAGTGCTCGTGACATTCTAGCTAAG TTGCTTCATAAGGATCGTCATAAACGACTGGGATCAGGTTATAGAGGATTTGATGAAGTGAAACGCCATGACTTTTTTAAGCTTATCAGTTGGGAGGATTTGCTGGCCAAACGTATACCTCCTCCCTTCAATCCAAATGTG CAAAGTGTTATGGATCTGAGACACATAGATCCAGAATTCACCAGAGAACGAGTGACATCATCAGTTGGACGTTCACAGTCTACATGTGTATTGTCCGCTAGTGTTCTGGAAGCTGACGATGCTTTCGCCGGCTTCTCATATGCTCCTCCCATTGACTTACAGTAA
- the LOC138703484 gene encoding serine/threonine-protein kinase Sgk1-like isoform X3 — protein sequence MTTVSVENTETWEHHKKFTVYKVMVTSDNHSWFVFRRYNEFYKLYEMLKKQVPNVQLKLPGKKLFGNNLDPQFVQSRREGLNSFIQQIMTDSRFRQLPEVREFFQLDRRKLSSEDGSVEDGEEENGGSDVNNSNEKLNLGPSERSHAKPSDFEFLRIIGKGSFGKVLLARHKVERRHYAVKVLSKRLVMKRNEAKHIMSERNVLLKNLNHPFLVGLHYSFQTPDKLYFVLDYINGGELFFHLQRERVFTEPRARFYSAEMAAALGYLHAHGIIYRDLKPENLLLDSQGHVVLTDFGLSKEGLFPMDTTNTFCGTPEYLAPEVLKKEGYDRSVDWWCLGAVLYEMLYGLPPFYSRNTAEMYDRIVNKPLRLRPTISESARDILAKLLHKDRHKRLGSGYRGFDEVKRHDFFKLISWEDLLAKRIPPPFNPNVQSVMDLRHIDPEFTRERVTSSVGRSQSTCVLSASVLEADDAFAGFSYAPPIDLQ from the exons GTGTACAAAGTAATGGTGACAAGTGATAACCACAGCTGGTTTGTGTTCCGGAGGTACAATGAATTCTACAAACTGTATGAAATGCTCAAAAAACAG GTTCCAAATGTACAACTCAAACTTCCAGGAAAGAAACTTTTTGGAAACAACCTTGATCCACAGTTTGTGCAGTCTCGAAGAGAAGGTCTTAATTCCTTCATCCAGCAGATCATGACAGATTCAAGATTCAGACAGTT ACCAGAAGTTCGTGAATTCTTTCAGCTGGACCGACGTAAACTCAGTTCAGAAGACGGAAGTGTGGAAGATGGTGAAGAAGAGAATGGTGGAAGTGATGTTAACAACAGTAATGAAAAACTGAATCTAGGACCCTCAGAAAGATCACA TGCAAAGCCAAGTGATTTTGAATTCCTTCGTATAATTGGGAAAGGAAGCTTTGGAAAGGTATTGCTAGCAAGACATAAAGTTGAACGGAGGCACTATGCAGTGAAAGTTCTCAGTAAACGCCTTGTCATGAAAAGAAATGAGGCGAAACACATCATGTCTGAGAGAAATGTCCTGCTTAAGAACTTAAATCATCCTTTCCTAGTGGGTCTACACTATAGTTTCCAAACACCAGACAAGTTGTACTTCGTGTTGGATTACATCAATGGCGGAgag ttatttttccacCTGCAACGGGAACGCGTGTTCACTGAACCAAGAGCTCGATTTTACAGTGCAGAAATGGCGGCAGCATTGGGCTATCTGCATGCACATGGTATTATTTATCGGGACCTGAAACCAGAAAACCTTCTACTCGACTCTCAGGGACATGTTGTGCTTACAGACTTCGGACTGTCGAAGGAAGGACTATTTCCAATGGATACCACTAACACTTTCTGTGGTACACCCGAATACTTGGCTCCAGAAGTTCTCAAGAAAGAG GGATATGATAGATCTGTGGACTGGTGGTGTCTGGGTGCTGTGCTGTATGAGATGCTGTATGGTCTACCACCATTCTACTCACGCAACACAGCTGAAATGTACGACCGTATTGTTAACAAGCCTTTGAGACTGCGACCTACAATTTCAGAGAGTGCTCGTGACATTCTAGCTAAG TTGCTTCATAAGGATCGTCATAAACGACTGGGATCAGGTTATAGAGGATTTGATGAAGTGAAACGCCATGACTTTTTTAAGCTTATCAGTTGGGAGGATTTGCTGGCCAAACGTATACCTCCTCCCTTCAATCCAAATGTG CAAAGTGTTATGGATCTGAGACACATAGATCCAGAATTCACCAGAGAACGAGTGACATCATCAGTTGGACGTTCACAGTCTACATGTGTATTGTCCGCTAGTGTTCTGGAAGCTGACGATGCTTTCGCCGGCTTCTCATATGCTCCTCCCATTGACTTACAGTAA